The Rhodamnia argentea isolate NSW1041297 chromosome 7, ASM2092103v1, whole genome shotgun sequence genome contains the following window.
ggagggataGATCATGTCGAGCGAAAGGGGGAAGGACCTCGTTGAAGGGTCGTCGAGATCTCCCGGTAGCGATTCGCCAGCAACACCAAGCCGGTACGAGTCACAGAAAAGAAGAGATTGGAATGCCTTCATTCAGTACCTGAAGAACCAAAGGCCCCCAGTTCCACTCTCACAGTGCAACTACACTCATGTTCTTGAATTCCTCCGCTATCTCGATCAGTTTGGTAGTGCAGCCTTTCATGACTTCTAGTTCAATCGAGATTGCaaattctaaaagcttaagcaaaTGATTTATGTACAACATaatatcatttcattttgcacATGAAATTCTATGCATCGAAATTTCATCACCATTTCTTTGTTGTGATGCTTTAAATAGGCAAGACTAAAGTTCACATCCAAGGATGCATGTTCTATGGGCAGCCGGAGCCGCCGGCTCCGTGTACGTGCCCGCTCAAGCAAGCATGGGGAAGCCTCGATGCACTCATCGGGAGGCTCCGAGCCGCCTACGAGGAGAACGGAGGGACCCCAGAAACAAACCCCTTCGCTAGTGGCGCCATCCGAGTTTATCTCCGAGAAGTGAGGGATTGCCAATCTAAGGCGAGGGGGATTCcatataagaagaagaagaaggcaacGAATCAAACCAAGGGGAGCGAGGAATCGAGCTCTGGCGCCGTGCACTTCTCTTGATAAGTGGTAATTGACTCCCCAaagaatttttcttgattctgaaTTTTGACTTACACAGTTTGATCAGCATAATTCTTGAATTGACATTCAACTTGCTTTGATTGAATTGAGGATTTGACATTGAAGCAGGCATCTTCCAATAGTGTATCCGATACGTATAGAGTA
Protein-coding sequences here:
- the LOC115746848 gene encoding protein LIGHT-DEPENDENT SHORT HYPOCOTYLS 10-like: MSSERGKDLVEGSSRSPGSDSPATPSRYESQKRRDWNAFIQYLKNQRPPVPLSQCNYTHVLEFLRYLDQFGKTKVHIQGCMFYGQPEPPAPCTCPLKQAWGSLDALIGRLRAAYEENGGTPETNPFASGAIRVYLREVRDCQSKARGIPYKKKKKATNQTKGSEESSSGAVHFS